One region of Bosea sp. 29B genomic DNA includes:
- a CDS encoding ATP-grasp domain-containing protein gives MLNNKLTFHRLCRDLELPVPGTKLFETWSELRAAAATGELSYPFIVKPTNLDGGWGVRRINGPEDLRGRIAYSPILVQDFIPGRDLCVFYLCERGKITGQVAYTFARHGIRFVRRPNVDAFSRVVAAHLRLDGVIGFDLRERTDGQVFFIESNPRFWFRMDVMALAGLDFVRAALTKEPLGKGLADGLELRNRGRLFKAAVLPWRLNWLERRVILELARDPLLPLLEMLGRTKPAGPPLPRDQTIVTIPANVTPY, from the coding sequence TTGCTGAACAACAAGCTGACCTTTCATCGGCTCTGCCGCGACCTCGAACTGCCCGTGCCGGGCACGAAACTCTTCGAGACCTGGTCCGAGCTGCGCGCCGCCGCCGCGACGGGAGAACTGAGCTACCCCTTCATCGTCAAGCCGACGAACCTCGATGGCGGATGGGGGGTACGCAGGATCAACGGGCCGGAGGATCTGCGCGGGCGGATCGCCTACAGCCCGATCCTTGTACAGGACTTCATCCCCGGCCGGGATCTCTGCGTCTTCTATCTGTGCGAGCGCGGAAAGATCACGGGCCAGGTGGCCTACACCTTTGCGCGCCATGGTATTCGTTTCGTTCGACGTCCCAATGTCGATGCTTTCAGCCGGGTCGTCGCGGCGCATCTTCGGCTCGATGGGGTGATCGGGTTCGACCTGCGCGAACGAACGGATGGCCAGGTCTTTTTCATCGAGAGCAATCCGCGCTTCTGGTTCCGGATGGACGTCATGGCGCTCGCGGGCCTGGATTTCGTCCGGGCGGCCTTGACGAAGGAGCCCCTGGGCAAGGGGCTGGCGGACGGGCTGGAGTTGAGGAATCGCGGCCGCCTCTTCAAGGCGGCCGTGCTGCCCTGGCGGCTCAACTGGTTGGAGCGGCGCGTCATTCTTGAACTCGCCCGCGATCCGTTGCTGCCGCTCCTCGAAATGCTGGGCAGAACGAAACCCGCCGGTCCGCCTCTGCCGCGGGATCAGACCATTGTGACGATCCCGGCGAACGTCACGCCGTACTGA